One stretch of Deinococcus ficus DNA includes these proteins:
- a CDS encoding exo-beta-N-acetylmuramidase NamZ domain-containing protein encodes MTGPLTGLERLLADPARADGWGRVGLLTNPSGVTGDLTPSAVALQRAGVQLVRLFGPEHGVDGSGAPGEAPDAGTDAASGLPTSVLYHLTDAETAGRLAGLDTLLVDLVDVGVRFYTYISTVRDVLRAARALGLRVVILDRPNPIGFTVEGPPLQRQEFRSFVGVTQALPLRHGLTLGEVARVLAAEEDATVDVIPTDAPDGWHPGRPWVPPSPNLPDLTNVHLYPGTCLIEALDASEGRGTALPFRLVGAPGVDAPALAAEVNRRDLGVTARPAYFTPTTSKHAGQRCAGVQLHDTGRPLRVLPLGLTLFTALEAAGAKRNPDWLQKLLGVPADTVPSSPDAALTALAGWQAAGGAAALSLRPFWLYPRQGDPS; translated from the coding sequence GTGACAGGGCCCCTGACCGGCCTGGAGCGGCTGCTGGCGGATCCGGCGCGCGCGGACGGCTGGGGCCGGGTGGGGCTGCTCACCAACCCCAGCGGCGTGACCGGCGACCTGACGCCCTCGGCGGTGGCCCTGCAACGCGCGGGCGTGCAGCTCGTGCGGCTGTTCGGGCCCGAGCACGGCGTGGACGGCAGCGGCGCCCCCGGCGAGGCGCCGGACGCCGGCACCGACGCCGCGAGCGGCCTGCCCACCAGCGTGCTGTACCACCTCACCGACGCCGAGACCGCCGGGCGCCTCGCCGGCCTGGACACCCTGCTGGTGGATCTGGTGGACGTCGGCGTGCGCTTCTACACGTACATCAGCACCGTGCGGGACGTGCTGCGCGCCGCCCGGGCCCTGGGGCTGCGGGTGGTCATCCTGGACCGCCCGAACCCCATCGGGTTCACGGTGGAAGGCCCGCCGCTCCAGCGTCAGGAGTTCCGCTCCTTCGTGGGCGTGACCCAGGCGCTCCCCCTGCGGCACGGCCTGACCCTGGGCGAGGTGGCCCGGGTGCTCGCCGCCGAGGAGGACGCCACGGTGGACGTGATCCCCACGGACGCCCCGGACGGCTGGCACCCGGGCCGGCCGTGGGTCCCGCCCAGCCCGAACCTGCCGGACCTCACGAACGTCCACCTGTACCCGGGCACATGCCTGATTGAGGCGCTGGACGCCAGCGAGGGGCGCGGCACCGCCCTGCCCTTCCGGCTGGTGGGCGCGCCGGGCGTGGACGCCCCCGCGCTGGCTGCGGAGGTGAACCGCCGGGATCTGGGCGTCACCGCCCGCCCGGCGTACTTCACGCCCACCACCAGCAAGCACGCCGGGCAGCGCTGCGCCGGCGTGCAGCTGCACGACACCGGACGCCCTTTGCGGGTCCTGCCGCTGGGCCTGACCCTCTTCACGGCCCTGGAAGCGGCCGGAGCGAAGCGCAACCCGGACTGGCTCCAGAAACTGCTCGGTGTTCCCGCAGACACGGTTCCATCCAGTCCCGATGCTGCCCTGACGGCCCTGGCGGGCTGGCAGGCGGCGGGCGGGGCGGCGGCCCTTTCCCTTCGCCCTTTCTGGCTGTACCCCCGTCAAGGAGACCCGTCATGA
- a CDS encoding ABC transporter permease has protein sequence MLNFTLRRILGMIPTLLVISAICFAVIQLQPGSYLDQYLDDPRVTQETVQSITRQLGLDQPAWAQYLKWVQGIVTRFDFGFSFANSRPVTSMIWDSLGWTVFLALVTMLVTWLVAVPLGVYTALNRYGKAATTMNFFGYVSLATPDYLVAMLLSALVLSMGGQNVNGLFSPEYIDAPWSWARVVDLLGHLWIPIIVLGLEGVASIMRQMRASMLDVVNQDYVRTARSKGLTGQVVLWRHIFRNAVNPLVSIAGMSLPNLINASIIGSVVLNLPTIGPLLYDSLINKDQYLAMTMLLLSAFLLLIGNLLADLALAWVDPRVRFE, from the coding sequence CGCTGCGCCGCATCCTGGGCATGATCCCCACCCTGCTGGTCATCAGCGCCATCTGCTTCGCGGTGATCCAGCTGCAGCCCGGCAGTTACCTCGACCAGTACCTCGACGACCCCCGCGTCACGCAGGAAACCGTGCAGAGCATCACCCGGCAGCTGGGCCTGGACCAGCCCGCCTGGGCGCAATACCTGAAATGGGTGCAGGGCATCGTCACCCGCTTCGACTTCGGGTTCTCCTTCGCCAACTCCCGCCCGGTCACCAGCATGATCTGGGACTCGCTGGGCTGGACGGTCTTCCTCGCTCTGGTCACCATGCTCGTGACCTGGCTGGTCGCCGTGCCGCTCGGCGTGTACACCGCGCTGAACCGCTACGGCAAGGCCGCCACCACCATGAACTTCTTCGGGTACGTGAGCCTCGCCACGCCCGACTACCTGGTCGCCATGCTGCTCTCCGCTCTCGTGCTCTCCATGGGCGGGCAGAACGTCAACGGCCTGTTCAGCCCCGAGTACATCGACGCGCCGTGGAGCTGGGCGCGGGTCGTGGACCTGCTCGGCCACCTCTGGATTCCCATCATCGTGCTGGGCCTCGAAGGCGTGGCCAGCATCATGCGCCAGATGCGCGCCAGCATGCTCGACGTCGTGAACCAGGACTACGTGCGCACCGCCCGCAGCAAGGGCCTGACCGGTCAGGTGGTGCTGTGGCGGCACATCTTCCGCAACGCCGTGAACCCCCTGGTCAGCATCGCCGGCATGAGCCTCCCCAACCTGATCAACGCCAGCATCATCGGCAGCGTGGTGCTGAACCTCCCCACCATCGGCCCGCTGCTGTACGACAGCCTGATCAACAAAGACCAGTACCTCGCCATGACCATGCTGCTGCTCAGTGCGTTCCTGCTCCTGATCGGGAACCTGCTGGCCGACCTGGCCCTGGCCTGGGTGGACCCCCGCGTGAGGTTCGAATGA
- a CDS encoding ABC transporter permease: protein MTTVTSQGERLRVAERRSPLQLALRRFRRNRVGVLSFWVLAFMYLVALFAPFLAPYSIKEQHEEHPYARPSGIHLIHQGQLRGPFVYGTKTERDPVTFARKTTVDRDNPIPLRFFVQGDEYRFLGLIPARLHLFGVPDGQYYFPLGTDKFGRDLLSRMLVGSQVSLTVGVVGILISFALGIVLGGISGYYGGWVDGLIQRVVEVLLSFPRLPILLALSTIIPAKWPSTLVYLGIVAVLAFIGWAGLARVIRGQVMSARNIDYAQAARALGGSDLRVILRHIMPNLSSFLIVTATLALPGYILGESGLSFLGLGIKEPMASWGLLLKDAYTDGAFKSYPWLLLPGLMITISVLAFNFMGDALRDAADTQSR from the coding sequence ATGACCACCGTGACCTCTCAGGGGGAGCGCCTCCGGGTCGCCGAGCGCCGCTCGCCGCTGCAACTGGCCCTGCGCCGCTTCCGGCGCAACCGGGTGGGCGTGCTGAGTTTCTGGGTGCTGGCCTTCATGTACCTGGTGGCGCTGTTCGCGCCGTTCCTGGCGCCGTACAGCATCAAGGAGCAGCACGAGGAACACCCGTACGCCCGCCCCAGCGGCATTCACCTGATCCACCAGGGGCAGCTGCGCGGCCCGTTCGTGTACGGCACGAAAACCGAGCGGGACCCGGTCACGTTCGCCCGCAAGACGACCGTGGACCGGGACAACCCGATTCCCCTGCGCTTTTTCGTGCAGGGTGACGAGTACCGCTTCCTGGGCCTGATTCCCGCCCGGCTGCACCTGTTCGGCGTGCCGGACGGCCAGTACTACTTCCCGCTGGGCACCGACAAGTTCGGCCGTGACCTGCTGTCCCGCATGCTGGTGGGGTCGCAGGTGAGTCTCACGGTGGGCGTGGTGGGCATCCTGATCAGTTTCGCGCTGGGCATCGTGCTGGGCGGCATCAGCGGCTACTACGGCGGCTGGGTGGACGGCCTGATCCAGCGCGTGGTGGAGGTGCTGCTGTCCTTCCCGCGCCTGCCGATCCTGCTGGCGCTGTCCACCATCATTCCCGCGAAGTGGCCCAGCACGCTGGTGTACCTGGGGATCGTGGCGGTGCTGGCGTTCATCGGCTGGGCGGGCCTGGCGCGCGTGATCCGCGGGCAGGTCATGAGTGCCCGCAACATCGACTACGCGCAGGCCGCGCGCGCCCTGGGCGGCAGCGACCTGCGGGTGATCCTGCGGCACATCATGCCGAACCTCAGCAGCTTCCTGATCGTGACCGCCACGCTGGCCCTGCCGGGCTACATCCTGGGCGAGAGCGGCCTGAGCTTCCTGGGCCTGGGCATCAAGGAACCCATGGCGTCCTGGGGCCTGCTGCTGAAAGACGCCTACACCGACGGGGCCTTCAAGAGCTACCCCTGGCTGCTGCTGCCGGGCCTGATGATCACCATCAGCGTGCTGGCCTTCAACTTCATGGGCGACGCCCTGCGCGACGCCGCCGACACCCAGAGCCGCTAG
- a CDS encoding ABC transporter substrate-binding protein, translating to MNRTTVCLLAVTAALSLCSATAQSKSNVPASLFQTTGKKGGTLTLSLVSSPQSFNYFAVLDNNSYTVMNNVLDRLITLDPGTNKLYPALAESWTFSPDGRVATLKLRRGVKWSDGQAFNADDVMFTLEDVASNTGLKANQSAVFKVGKDPLKFEKVDAYTVRVTAPKPYGAMLQALTFVPILPQHKLAKYQPLKDPEGFMKAWATNTALGDIVGTGPFILSNYTVDQKVTLVRNPNSWRRDPAGTQLPYMDRLEYLIIKSPEAQINSFRAGQLDSAPITGAQFPDLKRQELAGANFSVIRGVGLNNPPVHLAFNQDSKDPALKKAFSDLKFRQAMELAVNRDRIIDTVYNGLASYPGFGVAPISEWFNPVTKGMFPKFNLAQAAARLDALGYRDTNRDGVRNHPGGGNLEIDLLHAADSSIMPGIATIIQSDFGKIGVKVNLRGVTGSTVLPTSMSGNFEAVLGTFGDQPDPQLRKDIWQPGGALHFWRRSLQPAQEGGTPNMDLMQPYEKRTWDLFAQAEASGNQATRKKLYNEWQLLFARNLPVILIAKPDSVAAFQKRIGNFYVRNNAVISSNYTVFEK from the coding sequence ATGAACCGAACGACCGTCTGTCTGCTCGCCGTCACCGCCGCCCTGAGCCTGTGCAGCGCCACCGCGCAGTCCAAGAGCAACGTTCCCGCCAGCCTGTTCCAGACCACCGGGAAAAAGGGTGGCACGCTGACCCTGAGCCTGGTGTCCAGCCCGCAGAGCTTCAACTACTTCGCGGTGCTGGACAACAACAGCTACACCGTGATGAACAACGTGCTGGACCGCCTGATCACCCTGGATCCCGGCACGAACAAGCTGTACCCGGCCCTGGCCGAAAGCTGGACCTTCAGCCCGGACGGCCGGGTCGCCACCCTGAAACTGCGCCGGGGCGTGAAATGGAGTGACGGGCAGGCCTTCAACGCCGACGACGTGATGTTCACGCTGGAGGACGTCGCCAGCAACACCGGCCTGAAAGCCAACCAGTCCGCGGTGTTCAAGGTCGGCAAGGACCCCCTGAAGTTCGAGAAGGTCGACGCCTACACCGTGCGGGTCACCGCGCCCAAACCCTACGGGGCGATGCTGCAGGCCCTGACCTTCGTGCCGATCCTCCCGCAGCACAAGCTCGCCAAGTACCAGCCCCTCAAGGACCCCGAGGGCTTCATGAAAGCCTGGGCGACCAACACCGCCCTGGGCGACATCGTCGGCACCGGCCCCTTCATCCTCAGCAACTACACCGTGGACCAGAAGGTCACCCTGGTGCGCAACCCGAACTCCTGGCGGCGCGACCCGGCCGGCACGCAACTGCCGTACATGGACCGCCTGGAGTACCTGATCATCAAGAGCCCGGAAGCGCAGATCAACTCCTTCAGGGCCGGGCAGCTCGACAGCGCGCCCATCACCGGCGCGCAGTTCCCGGACCTGAAACGCCAGGAGCTCGCCGGGGCGAACTTCAGCGTGATCCGCGGCGTGGGCCTGAACAACCCGCCCGTGCACCTCGCGTTCAACCAGGACAGCAAGGACCCGGCGCTGAAAAAGGCGTTCAGCGACCTGAAGTTCCGCCAGGCGATGGAGCTCGCCGTGAACCGCGACCGCATCATCGACACGGTGTACAACGGCCTGGCCAGCTACCCGGGCTTCGGCGTGGCGCCGATCAGCGAGTGGTTCAACCCGGTCACCAAGGGCATGTTCCCGAAATTCAACCTCGCGCAGGCCGCCGCCCGCCTGGACGCCCTGGGCTACCGGGACACCAACCGCGACGGCGTGCGCAACCACCCGGGCGGCGGAAACCTCGAAATCGACCTGCTGCACGCCGCAGACAGCAGCATCATGCCCGGCATCGCCACGATCATCCAGAGTGACTTCGGGAAGATCGGCGTGAAGGTCAACCTGCGCGGCGTGACCGGCAGCACCGTCCTGCCCACCAGCATGAGCGGGAACTTCGAGGCGGTGCTCGGCACCTTCGGCGACCAGCCGGACCCGCAGCTGCGCAAGGACATCTGGCAGCCCGGCGGGGCGCTGCACTTCTGGCGCCGCAGCCTGCAGCCCGCGCAGGAAGGCGGCACGCCCAACATGGACCTGATGCAGCCGTACGAGAAACGCACCTGGGACCTGTTCGCGCAGGCCGAAGCGAGCGGCAACCAGGCCACCCGCAAGAAGCTGTACAACGAGTGGCAGCTGCTGTTCGCGCGGAACCTGCCGGTCATCCTGATCGCCAAGCCGGACAGTGTCGCCGCGTTCCAGAAGCGCATCGGGAACTTCTACGTCCGGAACAACGCCGTGATCAGCAGCAACTACACGGTGTTCGAGAAATAA